From Thermococcus celericrescens, a single genomic window includes:
- a CDS encoding aminopeptidase: MENNLRSAAGRIIRDSALVGAGESVLIIHGAHNRNFASLLAEEAIRVGALPFLWSFDDSLISDFPEKPSESVAGILGKVDVVIWLSQYTAVDDLSENVQEKVFSFWDSIYGLLQEEKVPTLLVNLPLPAWLEEDGIKPSEYLLEFISAVDVDYVRMRELGLIVAERLNGAKDVLITDENGTHLRFSVEGRKPGLEDGTLRDCRLKRRECEVEIPAGEVYIAPIESSASGRLVLPHEGLELEFHRGKVISIGDEKADELRGRIETPGGNVIAEFGIGLNPGVKPLGLRMFDEKALGTVHVAIGHNLHLGGANESKIHIDFVVMNPTVLVDGEPLMEEGTLRL; the protein is encoded by the coding sequence ATGGAAAACAACCTCAGGAGCGCCGCAGGGCGAATAATCAGGGACTCGGCGCTCGTTGGTGCCGGTGAATCGGTGCTGATAATCCACGGGGCACACAACAGGAACTTCGCCAGCCTGCTGGCTGAGGAGGCCATCCGCGTTGGCGCGCTCCCGTTCCTCTGGAGTTTCGACGACTCGCTGATATCTGATTTTCCAGAAAAGCCTTCAGAAAGCGTTGCCGGCATCCTCGGGAAAGTTGACGTCGTGATATGGCTCTCCCAGTACACGGCCGTCGATGATCTATCCGAGAACGTTCAGGAGAAGGTCTTCTCCTTTTGGGACTCTATATATGGCCTCCTGCAGGAGGAGAAGGTGCCGACGCTCCTCGTGAACCTTCCCCTGCCGGCGTGGCTTGAGGAGGACGGGATAAAGCCCAGTGAATACCTCCTAGAGTTCATCTCCGCAGTGGACGTGGACTACGTTCGGATGCGCGAGCTCGGGCTTATTGTGGCAGAGAGACTCAATGGGGCGAAGGATGTTCTTATAACAGACGAAAACGGCACACATCTGAGGTTCAGCGTTGAGGGGAGAAAGCCGGGCCTTGAAGACGGGACGCTCCGCGACTGTCGGTTGAAGCGTAGGGAGTGCGAGGTCGAGATTCCAGCGGGGGAGGTTTACATAGCCCCAATAGAGAGCTCCGCCTCAGGGCGGCTCGTCCTTCCCCACGAGGGTCTGGAGCTGGAGTTTCATAGAGGTAAGGTCATCTCCATAGGGGACGAAAAGGCCGATGAGCTCAGGGGGAGGATTGAAACGCCTGGAGGAAATGTTATAGCGGAGTTCGGAATAGGGCTGAACCCCGGGGTAAAGCCCCTCGGCCTCAGGATGTTCGATGAGAAGGCCCTTGGGACGGTCCACGTGGCGATTGGACACAACCTGCACCTCGGGGGAGCAAACGAGTCGAAAATCCACATCGACTTCGTTGTCATGAACCCTACTGTGCTCGTGGACGGGGAGCCCCTGATGGAAGAGGGGACGCTTAGACTGTAG
- a CDS encoding GNAT family N-acetyltransferase, which produces MEPLIRDAKPEDRPSIEEIARLTWGGEDYLARVFDEWLRDGHFYVLEVDGKVIGTAKLTLLPGKVGWLEGLRVHPDYRGRGYGRKLHGFMLELGERLAREGKIEVLEFATYFLNRESIAMAKRDGFSITAKFFTLGAKVSAFEPEEPVMIESSLEDLTLGVIPAGWKFLRRSHESLEWLKAKAEFYDINGFRFLVPKGEATFTPLDVGLATLKVMLPAMAWVARERGWEEFDLMLPSGVKPLLPGLKRLGLSLWDETEEPNVLVFRKKLV; this is translated from the coding sequence ATGGAACCGCTCATCCGAGATGCAAAGCCGGAGGACAGACCATCCATCGAGGAGATTGCAAGGCTGACCTGGGGCGGCGAGGACTACCTGGCGAGGGTCTTTGACGAGTGGCTTAGAGACGGCCACTTCTACGTGTTGGAGGTTGATGGAAAGGTAATCGGCACGGCGAAGCTGACGCTTCTCCCGGGAAAGGTCGGCTGGCTGGAGGGACTGAGGGTTCACCCGGATTATAGAGGTAGGGGCTACGGGAGGAAGCTCCACGGCTTCATGCTTGAACTGGGCGAGAGGCTCGCCCGCGAGGGGAAGATTGAAGTCCTTGAGTTCGCGACTTACTTCCTCAACCGCGAGAGCATAGCAATGGCAAAGAGGGACGGATTCTCGATAACCGCGAAGTTCTTCACCCTGGGGGCAAAGGTTTCTGCCTTCGAGCCGGAGGAGCCGGTGATGATAGAATCCAGCCTGGAAGACCTGACCCTCGGCGTAATCCCCGCCGGATGGAAGTTCCTCCGCAGGAGTCATGAAAGCCTCGAATGGTTGAAGGCGAAGGCAGAATTCTACGACATCAACGGCTTCCGCTTCCTCGTTCCGAAGGGGGAGGCAACGTTCACGCCCCTCGACGTGGGGCTGGCAACGCTCAAAGTCATGCTCCCCGCGATGGCCTGGGTCGCACGGGAGAGGGGATGGGAAGAGTTCGACCTAATGCTCCCGAGCGGTGTTAAGCCCCTCCTGCCTGGACTGAAGAGGCTCGGCCTCTCCCTCTGGGACGAGACCGAGGAGCCTAACGTGCTGGTATTCAGGAAAAAGCTGGTTTAG
- a CDS encoding MFS transporter — translation MKRTLYRLHMLTSSFRIIGDAIESVALPWSLLDTTGSLVSIGGFALFTHLPWVILLPLLGKTLDRTTKKVRLAFLALILQAVLAVLIIPLSSNVWAFYLIVSGISALDILHRYYGFSLVASMTLDESELQGLNAALATLGNGVSLVAFPLAGFLAYRLGIRTMLIDAVLLLLGALTLLPYLNVEVKREGTAETREEQRLQISRGLVVGILALVLLFNFALGSFRIFVFASLRELAKGKVLYGILQGLTTAGSLVAVVGLTYLAHRRRAGLKRPLVAGMLLQSITLLIVGVPAVIALFPAVFLLGFGRELLNVSFDSLMQKFLPLESLGTVKGVFDALATLVIPLSQLTFAWLIERGEDVLRTSIIAASAAFLASVLLVFTLFKSRELGHNTTVKGKVINLETLVVWDATWMTTSKQSFPSS, via the coding sequence GTGAAGCGAACCCTCTACCGCCTGCATATGCTCACATCATCCTTTAGAATCATCGGGGATGCAATCGAGAGCGTCGCCCTACCCTGGAGTCTGCTGGATACAACCGGCTCGCTGGTGAGCATCGGGGGTTTTGCGCTCTTCACTCACCTACCATGGGTCATCCTTCTCCCACTCCTCGGGAAAACCCTCGACAGGACGACCAAAAAAGTCAGACTCGCTTTTCTCGCACTCATTCTCCAGGCAGTCCTTGCCGTTCTCATAATCCCGCTCTCCTCGAACGTCTGGGCTTTCTACCTCATCGTCTCGGGTATCTCCGCGCTGGATATACTCCACCGCTACTACGGATTCTCGTTGGTAGCCTCGATGACCCTTGACGAGTCTGAGCTTCAGGGGCTGAACGCGGCGCTGGCGACCCTGGGGAACGGGGTCTCCCTGGTGGCGTTTCCACTGGCCGGATTCTTAGCGTATCGCCTCGGAATAAGGACCATGCTCATCGATGCGGTTCTCCTTCTCCTCGGTGCGCTCACGCTCCTTCCCTACCTGAACGTCGAGGTGAAGCGCGAAGGGACGGCTGAGACCAGGGAAGAGCAGCGGTTGCAAATCAGCAGGGGGCTCGTGGTTGGAATCCTCGCCTTGGTGCTGCTCTTCAACTTCGCCCTCGGCTCCTTCAGGATATTCGTCTTCGCCTCCCTGAGGGAACTCGCAAAAGGTAAGGTTCTCTACGGCATCCTTCAGGGGCTCACGACGGCCGGAAGCCTCGTGGCGGTGGTAGGGCTGACCTACTTGGCCCATAGAAGGCGGGCTGGCCTAAAGCGGCCGCTGGTTGCGGGAATGCTCCTCCAGAGCATCACGCTCCTCATCGTCGGCGTTCCGGCGGTGATAGCGCTGTTCCCTGCGGTCTTTCTGCTGGGCTTTGGTAGGGAACTCCTCAACGTCTCCTTCGACAGCCTGATGCAGAAGTTCCTCCCTCTGGAGAGCCTCGGAACCGTGAAAGGGGTTTTCGACGCCCTCGCGACGCTGGTAATTCCACTGTCGCAATTAACTTTTGCGTGGCTGATAGAAAGAGGGGAGGACGTTCTAAGAACTTCAATCATCGCGGCATCTGCCGCGTTTCTGGCGTCGGTTCTGCTCGTGTTTACGCTGTTTAAGTCACGGGAGCTCGGACATAACACCACAGTCAAAGGTAAAGTTATAAACCTTGAAACGTTAGTAGTATGGGATGCGACATGGATGACGACCTCAAAGCAATCATTCCCTTCATCATAA
- a CDS encoding class I SAM-dependent methyltransferase: MFKMEKWDFDGWAESYDEDVTKEDWIHRDYWKVLKLVAGQAEGAVVDIGCGTGNILRFLRSENYVGVEPQRG; the protein is encoded by the coding sequence GTGTTCAAAATGGAAAAGTGGGACTTTGATGGTTGGGCCGAGAGCTACGATGAGGACGTAACAAAGGAGGACTGGATACACAGGGACTACTGGAAGGTTCTCAAACTTGTTGCTGGGCAGGCTGAGGGAGCCGTTGTCGACATCGGGTGCGGTACAGGTAATATACTGCGCTTTCTCAGGTCGGAAAACTACGTCGGCGTTGAGCCTCAGAGGGGATGA
- a CDS encoding class I SAM-dependent methyltransferase, with amino-acid sequence MRKKFQEKHGFEPLDGHFLSVPIPTESADTVITTYAFHHVPDEEKEDAIKEMLRVLKPSGKIVIADVMFESEEEKMRIGEEDGLKEEIEDEYFVTVDKLRKICGKLGLECRFERVNRYVWIAELFTPDRKG; translated from the coding sequence ATGAGAAAGAAGTTTCAGGAGAAGCACGGCTTTGAGCCGCTGGATGGCCATTTCCTAAGCGTGCCCATTCCCACGGAGAGTGCTGACACCGTAATAACGACCTACGCCTTTCACCACGTGCCGGATGAGGAAAAGGAGGACGCGATAAAGGAGATGCTCCGCGTTCTGAAACCCAGCGGAAAAATCGTCATCGCCGATGTGATGTTTGAATCAGAGGAGGAAAAGATGAGAATCGGCGAGGAGGACGGTCTAAAGGAGGAGATAGAGGACGAGTACTTCGTTACCGTTGATAAGCTGAGGAAAATCTGCGGAAAGCTCGGGCTGGAGTGCCGGTTCGAGAGGGTAAATAGATACGTCTGGATTGCCGAACTGTTCACCCCTGACCGGAAAGGCTAA
- a CDS encoding winged helix-turn-helix domain-containing protein has translation MPDEDLAREVQELKKALEELRESFAVVSQMAQAYLRLINIYAQYGGLSIDLVVPEVRSDPIAREIVRILFDLKRANVSQIARELKGRRGKASRNTVRAKLAELREMGIVVEAPGERGKVYALSREVVKKWLEMIGMPIRLDHTNDY, from the coding sequence ATGCCCGATGAAGACCTTGCCAGGGAAGTTCAGGAGCTCAAAAAAGCCCTTGAGGAGCTCAGGGAGAGCTTCGCCGTCGTTTCCCAGATGGCGCAGGCTTATCTGAGGCTCATCAACATATACGCCCAGTACGGTGGGCTCAGCATAGACCTAGTCGTTCCGGAGGTCAGGAGCGACCCGATAGCGCGTGAAATCGTCCGGATTCTCTTCGACCTGAAGAGGGCCAACGTGAGTCAGATAGCGCGGGAGCTGAAGGGGAGGCGCGGAAAGGCCTCGCGGAACACTGTTAGGGCGAAGCTGGCCGAGCTGAGGGAGATGGGCATCGTTGTCGAGGCTCCCGGCGAGAGGGGGAAGGTCTACGCCCTTTCCCGCGAAGTGGTCAAAAAGTGGCTCGAAATGATCGGAATGCCAATTAGGCTTGACCACACTAATGATTATTGA
- a CDS encoding GNAT family N-acetyltransferase gives MRWYENLTAKKLTKRAFAVLNEEGKLVGTVILSRIDFMNGTAEIGYVIGKEHWNQGYASEAVKLTLKFYFRYMNLRKVFARTYENNVASIRVLEKNGFKLMGKLRKHAWTPDGYVDVLFYDIMKDEWQASTESAGRQGG, from the coding sequence GTGAGGTGGTACGAGAATCTGACGGCTAAAAAGCTGACCAAAAGGGCCTTTGCAGTACTCAATGAGGAGGGCAAACTCGTTGGGACAGTCATCTTGAGCAGAATAGACTTCATGAACGGAACGGCGGAAATAGGGTATGTTATAGGGAAAGAGCACTGGAATCAGGGCTACGCAAGTGAGGCGGTAAAGCTAACCCTAAAGTTTTACTTTCGCTACATGAATCTGCGCAAGGTCTTTGCGAGAACCTATGAGAACAACGTTGCCTCAATAAGGGTTCTTGAGAAGAACGGCTTCAAGCTGATGGGAAAGTTAAGGAAACATGCGTGGACGCCGGACGGATACGTTGATGTGTTGTTCTATGACATAATGAAGGATGAGTGGCAGGCTTCAACTGAATCAGCTGGACGGCAAGGTGGATGA
- a CDS encoding CPBP family intramembrane glutamic endopeptidase, with product MERWLKGVLLILALTAMVLSNKFISLGQVHRLLNLGEIIFLVFAVLRLLGYTREKLGLGGEFHFIKHVLFPFVFFMLPLIVVVFVPHNPTPLWKFAPYFLNYLLIAGLVEELLFRGLLFASLEERFNGWSALVGNSVVFWLAHFAVGLNASQLIAALIHSSYRLAFRRIEPLIAVHALWDAAFIALEPRFSGSWGLIIVFPSGKPSL from the coding sequence GTGGAGCGGTGGCTCAAGGGAGTTCTCCTGATCCTGGCTTTGACTGCGATGGTACTCTCGAACAAGTTCATCAGCCTGGGGCAGGTTCATAGGCTTTTGAATCTTGGGGAGATAATTTTCCTCGTCTTTGCCGTTTTAAGGCTCTTAGGTTACACCAGAGAGAAGCTCGGCCTCGGCGGTGAGTTTCATTTCATCAAGCACGTCCTGTTTCCCTTCGTTTTCTTCATGCTTCCGCTTATAGTTGTGGTGTTTGTTCCCCACAACCCCACGCCGCTGTGGAAGTTTGCCCCCTACTTCCTGAACTATCTCCTCATAGCCGGTCTCGTCGAGGAACTGCTTTTTAGGGGCCTGCTCTTCGCCTCCCTTGAAGAAAGGTTCAATGGGTGGAGTGCCCTCGTCGGAAACTCAGTGGTATTCTGGTTAGCCCACTTCGCCGTTGGACTCAACGCGTCTCAGCTCATCGCGGCGTTGATACACTCCTCCTATCGGCTCGCCTTCAGGAGGATAGAACCCCTGATAGCAGTTCACGCGCTATGGGATGCGGCGTTCATAGCGCTGGAGCCCAGATTCTCGGGTTCGTGGGGGCTTATAATTGTTTTCCCCTCGGGGAAGCCCTCCTTATAG
- a CDS encoding flavodoxin family protein, with protein MKVIGVAFSARKGGNCARILRFCLQKFEEKGHETELVEAYDLEIRPCSHCEYECFTGNCPINDDVPALYRKAIKADVLIFAVPTYGGHASGLYRAFSERGQAVFKSYEEWKAFKEKLNFILIGNTSSGGDMALHEVLYGLTGGESWPEAVLLSSNEYGGGSLRGNLIEHPEVRARLERFVERIIQRG; from the coding sequence ATGAAGGTCATTGGAGTTGCGTTCAGCGCCAGGAAGGGCGGCAACTGTGCCCGAATCCTCAGGTTCTGCCTTCAGAAGTTTGAGGAAAAAGGCCACGAGACAGAGCTGGTAGAGGCCTATGACCTGGAGATAAGGCCCTGCAGCCACTGTGAATACGAGTGCTTCACCGGTAACTGTCCCATAAACGACGACGTGCCGGCGCTCTACAGGAAGGCAATAAAGGCTGACGTTCTGATATTCGCCGTCCCAACCTACGGCGGCCACGCCTCCGGCCTCTACAGAGCCTTCTCCGAGAGGGGCCAGGCCGTTTTCAAGAGCTACGAGGAATGGAAGGCATTCAAAGAGAAGCTGAACTTCATACTCATCGGAAACACCAGCTCCGGCGGAGATATGGCGCTCCACGAGGTGCTGTACGGGCTGACCGGTGGCGAGAGCTGGCCGGAGGCAGTTCTGCTGTCCTCGAACGAGTATGGCGGAGGTTCCCTCCGGGGAAACCTCATAGAACATCCTGAGGTCCGGGCCAGGCTTGAGAGGTTCGTCGAGAGGATAATTCAAAGGGGGTAA